The following proteins come from a genomic window of Theileria equi strain WA chromosome 2 map unlocalized gcontig_1105316255037, whole genome shotgun sequence:
- a CDS encoding hypothetical protein (encoded by transcript BEWA_037360A), translating to MPLFLSPDTHLLFLEKIYELNHIYSKHLSNKLNGLLLSNKDVRKLENLESFRSSVELENRLKSLRNRILEGSSDTDSIPRQNSSDAENSRNDSNNLRCSSVLNLLSGSNHTEGTGHSGTSGDEDDGESVFDSSVDLISKHILVTKDVDFINFCKNLDQDYTPKFLNMEDIKNMEGIHNKNVNVTARRSSEDTKALSDADSVYRPFTNSLSSLDDEIISGFRYDILENEMVPLTQMCRALANLLFFSIECMNSSLYGLDKFEALLSCVIGELGIISKESDLVLQRLKEELRTQPLGYLASLSDYERCLSKLYKLEKNLENSIYKHKNEKGNCNLPDIECKYLKCSSNSKDHKARRDRAAPLASSVLSDSRDFVRYTNYIEQLSVSQHSFDALNASVVDFESGLDSMLTNFSQHYKDQIFSVQQSWVNKLASFSPILLSKGLGLSKLLQKRPLMPSDFPKSTLHCSFELNVESLRENVFFNIKKGFECLRAFYRQMSRFHKSRYNSLSGWNLRSVYTPLRNVDSPNVLSDATNLINKYFSSYCEYHKNQSTLYLTLYNLISEAFPQTLGQRYNTAIRRIYTGSDYSCDKFQDSELSEFDLSPELFKNVAKLLESVVETSVESALGMCNTSLQILNCHSDWTKLPALLASQFGLSSSAFVKRISLEGPSTQEFSCKIQKEFPDITISDKVISMVVAMEMLTEALVDYSEPGYDFSFQTGDIVHVKIAGSTSLWYGHADNGLNRWFPAKFVKPLAGFEAPWYRFSDVDRETPLDCHVSGSDKIVPPSARALTSRGSLKQSLVLSKIGLKDKVECEFKCALVRKIVLHGSMYITRTHLGFFSQFNDSTIFGTNTHILVPLEDIVKMYTKSKRVPVTIVLILKDGTTHSFYGFSGVKKIYAALSSRIGDKKVDFKPTPQLESLFGSLQPLKNTLLSQELSVSLQKFYEIAFGNNVEKGFAIADTRLAQQAFEFEGDISPVVFDWKSEALQFNKIELSYKFRLKEGKASSRFIPCTCGKTIEDIRYALVDKKYFVYQSTSTLQDIPYSKYFNTVFRVIGTSIAENRIHLQIETEVVFVKQTLFSGIITSEALEKLEAAAKIIQAAFPGEHKPVQKQDTHKSETQAPTFDIQKHVTTILVVAAIGVATRWFAKSLHLRFMS from the coding sequence ATGCCGCTGTTTCTCAGCCCTGATACTCACCTTCTCTTTCTGGAAAAGATATACGAGCTGAATCACATATATTCCAAACATCTCTCCAATAAGCTGAACGGTCTTCTGTTATCTAACAAGGATGTTCGTAAATTGGAGAATTTAGAATCGTTTAGATCCTCCGTGGAACTGGAGAATCGACTGAAAAGTCTGAGAAACCGGATACTCGAAGGATCTAGCGATACGGACTCAATACCAAGGCAAAATAGCTCTGACGCGGAGAATTCTAGAAATGATAGTAATAATTTGAGGTGCAGCTCTGTGCTTAATCTTTTAAGCGGTAGCAACCACACCGAGGGAACAGGGCATAGCGGAACCTCTGGTGACgaagatgatggagaatctgtTTTCGATTCTTCAGTGGATCTTATTTCCAAACACATACTCGTAACCAAGGATGTTGACTTTATAAACTTTTGTAAAAATCTGGACCAAGATTACACTCCAAAATTTCTTAATATGGAAgatataaagaatatgGAAGGAATACacaataaaaatgtaaacGTTACGGCAAGGCGGTCTTCAGAGGATACAAAAGCACTTAGCGACGCTGATAGTGTTTATAGACcatttacaaattccttatcttctttGGATGATGAAATCATATCGGGCTTCAGGTatgatattttggaaaatgaaaTGGTACCCCTAActcaaatgtgtagagcGTTAGCCaatcttttgtttttttcCATAGAATGCATGAACAGTTCACTTTatgggttagacaaatttgAAGCCTTATTGAGCTGCGTAATTGGTGAACTTGGAATTATAAGTAAAGAGTCCGATCTGGTGCTACAAAGGCTGAAGGAAGAACTTAGAACACAACCACTTGGTTATCTCGCCTCCTTGTCGGACTATGAGCGTTGTCTTTCAAAGCTATATAAGCTTGaaaaaaatttggaaaactcaatatacaaacacaagaatgaaaagggTAATTGTAATCTTCCGGATATAGAATGCaagtatttaaaatgcTCATCTAATTCTAAAGATCACAAGGCTAGACGGGACCGTGCGGCCCCTCTTGCAAGTTCTGTGCTTTCAGATTCTAGAGATTTTGTTAGATACACGAACTACATTGAGCAACTAAGCGTTTCGCAACACTCTTTTGATGCATTGAACGCTTCTGTTGTAGATTTTGAATCTGGTCTTGATTCCATGTTAACAAATTTTTCTCAACATTATAAGGATCAAATATTCTCGGTTCAGCAATCTTGGGTTAACAAACTTGCTTCTTTTTCTCCAATATTGCTTTCTAAAGGATTAGGGCTCTCCAAactcctccaaaaaaggCCTTTAATGCCGTCAGATTTCCCAAAGTCCACTTTACATTGCAGTTTTGAGTTAAACGTGGAAAGCTTGCGAGAAAATGTCTTCTTTAACATAAAGAAGGGGTTTGAGTGTTTAAGGGCATTTTACAGACAAATGTCTCGCTTTCACAAGTCCAGGTATAATTCTTTATCTGGCTGGAACCTTAGAAGTGTTTATACTCCTTTGCGTAATGTTGATTCTCCAAATGTTCTCTCAGATGCTACTAATCTCATaaacaaatattttagTAGCTATTGCGAATATCACAAGAATCAAAGTACATTGTATTTGACATTATACAATCTGATATCTGAGGCTTTTCCGCAAACCCTCGGTCAACGGTATAATACAGCCATTCGTAGAATATATACTGGTAGTGATTATTCTTGTGACAAATTTCAAGATAGTGAACTTTCAGAATTCGATTTGTCTCCAGAATTGTTCAAAAATGTGGCCAAACTATTGGAATCTGTTGTAGAAACGAGTGTGGAATCAGCGCTTGGAATGTGTAATACCTCCTTGCAAATTCTAAACTGTCATTCTGATTGGACCAAATTACCTGCTCTATTGGCATCTCAATTTGGTCTATCTAGTTCTGCATTCGTAAAACGGATTTCCTTAGAGGGCCCTAGCACACAAGAGTTTAGTTGTAAGATCCAAAAGGAATTTCCCGACATTACAATATCTGATAAAGTTATAAGTATGGTTGTCGCAATGGAAATGCTTACGGAGGCGCTTGTAGACTACTCTGAGCCTGGTTACGATTTTTCATTTCAAACGGGTGATATAGTGCATGTTAAAATTGCTGGTAGCACAAGTTTATGGTATGGGCACGCTGATAATGGTTTGAACCGTTGGTTTCCCGCAAAATTCGTGAAGCCACTGGCTGGTTTTGAAGCTCCGTGGTATCGTTTCTCAGATGTTGATCGTGAAACACCGTTAGATTGTCATGTCTCAGGATCAGATAAGATCGTTCCTCCAAGCGCGCGTGCGCTCACATCCAGAGGATCCCTGAAGCAATCACTTGTCCTATCAAAAATTGGTCTCAAAGACAAGGTGGAATGCGAATTCAAATGCGCACTTGTTCGCAAGATTGTACTTCATGGATCAATGTACATAACAAGAACGCATCTTGGTTTTTTCTCACAGTTCAACGACTCTACTATATTTGGCACAAACACACACATTCTTGTGCCCCTAGAAgatattgtaaaaatgtacaCTAAGTCGAAAAGGGTTCCAGTCACCATTGTTTTGATACTAAAGGATGGAACTACTCACTCATTTTATGGCTTTTCAGGTGTGAAGAAGATTTATGCTGCACTTTCTTCTAGGATTGGTGATAAAAAGGTTGATTTCAAACCAACTCCACAACTCGAATCACTCTTTGGTTCACTTCAACCTCTCAAAAATACGCTATTGTCACAGGAATTAAGTGTCTCACTACAAAAATTTTATGAGATTGCCTTTGGCAACAATGTAGAAAAGGGGTTTGCAATTGCAGACACAAGGCTTGCTCAGCAAGCTTTTGAGTTCGAGGGTGATATTTCTCCCGTTGTATTCGATTGGAAATCAGAAGCTCTGCAGTTTAATAAAATCGAACTCTCATATAAATTTAGGCTTAAAGAGGGTAAGGCTTCTAGTCGTTTTATCCCATGTACATGTGGGAAAACGATTGAAGATATCAGATACGCACTCGTGGATAAAAAGTATTTTGTATATCAATCAACGAGCACACTCCAGGATATTCCCTACTCCAAGTACTTTAATACGGTCTTTAGAGTTATTGGAACATCAATTGCCGAAAATAGAATTCACCTGCAAATTGAAACAGAAGTAGTATTCGTCAAACAAACGCTCTTTTCTGGTATAATAACATCAGAAGCACTCGAAAAACTAGAAGCTGCAGCCAAAATCATACAAGCTGCCTTCCCAGGAGAACATAAACCCGTGCAAAAACAAGACACACACAAATCAGAAACTCAAGCACCAACCTTTGACATACAAAAACATGTCACAACTATCCTTGTCGTAGCGGCAATAGGAGTTGCAACGAGATGGTTTGCAAAATCGCTTCATCTCAGATTCATGAGCTAA
- a CDS encoding conserved hypothetical protein (encoded by transcript BEWA_037370A), with protein sequence MAHRLLICSHFCDIYRNSRHFATKVPANSKRNTLSKTFDRLFRSFGDTQNQKISKEGGFDALYQECMSQIYKNRAEADGYTEETTESPEIADLTEKELQITRSIFKRVDPLKKLIPRLENKDDYIDPYWDPFQKLDNLKTQVASEFNDLARLVSSSEVRKHKRMVKEAARQYEKLYDPYSEYNHKHVVDDEVKVKETSEKFWDPDVDRRLVLRNNLRPFCWRDLHVLHNFVAENGQVMPRRLTFATRKQQRQIFRAIRIARHMALFPYDWRPRYRDRIPLMDPRQYLADELFHRYSKLGDLRAKAMINVLMSRYPDVNFFRFVHSPILSVYRYLRYEAQKCEDYTRSQGQQTNEFAQILNEYRAQIDTH encoded by the exons ATGGCACATAGACTCCTGATCTGTAGCCATTTTTGTGATATTTATCGCAACAGTCGTCATTTTGCCACAAAAGTGCCTGCAAACAGCAAGAGGAATACGCtctccaaaacatttgaCCGCTTGTTCCGCTCTTTCGGTGATACTCAGAACCAAAAG ATTAGTAAAGAAGGAGGTTTTGATgctctgtatcaggaatGCATGTCTCAAATCTACAAAAACAGAGCGGAAGCCGATGGATACACCGAGGAGACCACCGAATCTCCGGAGATTGCTGATCTAACAGAGAAGGAACTCCAGATAACTCGGTCTATATTCAAAAGGGTGGACCCACTCAAGAAACTTATACCGAGACTTGAGAATAAGGACGATTATATAGATCCATACTGGGACCCATTCCAAAAGCTTGACAACTTGAAAACACAAGTTGCATCCGAGTTTAATGATTTGGCAAG GTTGGTGAGCAGTTCTGAAGTTCGTAAACACAAGAGAATGGTAAAAGAAGCAGCTCGGCAATATGAAAAACTTTACGATCCATATTCAGAATATAACCACAAG CATGTTGTTGACGATGAAGTAAAGGTGAAGGAAACCAGTGAAAAGTTTTGGGACCCAGACGTGGATCGCAGACTCGTATTGAGAAATAACCTTAGACCATTTTGCTGGAGAG ATCTGCACGTTTTGCACAACTTTGTTGCTGAGAATGGACAAGTGATGCCAAGGAGACTGACTTTTGCGACTAGAAAGCAGCAGAGACAAATTTTCCGAGCAATCAGAATCGCGAGACATATGGCATTATTTCCATATGACTGGAGACCCAGGTATAGGGATCGTATTCCACTGATGGACCCAAGACAG TATCTTGCGGACGAACTCTTTCATAGATACTCAAAACTGGGTGATTTAAGGGCAAAGGCTATGATAAATGTTTTGATGAGCAGGTACCCAGACGTCAATTTCTTTAGGTTTGTTCACTCTCCCATTTTATCAGTTTATAGGTATTTGAGATACGAAGCTCAAAAGTGTGAAGATTATACAAGATCGCAAGGTCAACAAACGAACGAATTTGCTCAGATTTTGAATGAATACAGAGCACAAATTGATACACACTAG
- a CDS encoding 3',5' cyclic nucleotide phosphodiesterase, putative (encoded by transcript BEWA_037380A) produces MSNIFMNRDLVRSAVLDVENFLQSNSADDDTMNSLKLIKHAIVALDNLKVNYDIRSTSTLVPSAQDKHSQIQSDISSGTIPNADLKNNWSFTLKDFADSLLHSPLFSQCCARESVHPFDTERTESVHVNDTNLPSDEKTAESNRSGVYNRHFIGKSKRNVTLKDECVEEYMRQLGNNWHLDILALANLPSVLSEGPIISIGRHLLKPIGDTIDPNFNELVLPVLRDIQDVYIPNPYHNALHGAMVGHLSQVLFKAIRSERAFTPYEELGYVLAALGHDAGHPGKTNTFLSLTSNPLALIYNDNSILENYHSSLVFHIIRYHSKFFNLIPSKEWEKIRKRMIQLILSTDMTTHFTHINNVKARRESGSFDIKNDDDFWLLMVLCIKVADIGHNFLPWVDHISWTSLLFEEFYLQGDEERFLSMPLLLFFDRTKAADIPDSQLGFFQGFTKPLLDELTIFENESKFISRVLLGNAEKNLKYWKDSSLKNIEDILRDLDSSGEELAVEDQYVD; encoded by the exons atgtcaaatATCTTTATGAATCGTGACTTGGTGAGGTCAGCGGTCCTGGATGTAGAAAACTTTCTACAATCAAATTCCGCTGATGACGATACCATGAACTCGCTAAAATTGATAAAGCACGCAATTGTTGCACTCGATAACTTGAAAGTTAACTATGATATCCGCTCCACATCAACACTTGTTCCATCAGCCCAGGATAAACACTCACAAATACAGTCGGATATTTCATCTGGAACCATTCCAAATGCAGATTTAAAGAATAACTGGAGTTTTACTTTGAAGGATTTCGCAGATAGTTTGCTACATAGTCCATTATTTTCACAGTGCTGTGCTAGAGAAAGCGTGCATCCTTTTGATACAGAACGTactg AGTCCGTCCATGTGAATGATACAAACCTACCATCGGATGAAAAGACTGCTGAAAGTAACCGTAGCGGCGTTTATAATAGGCACTTTATTGGAAAGAGTAAAAGGAATGTAACTTTGAAGGATGAGTGCGTAGAGGAATATATGAGACAACTTGGAAACAATTGGCATTTGGATATACTTGCACTGGCCAATCTACCCTCCGTACTCAGCGAAGGGCCTATAATATCAATAGGTAGACACCTGTTGAAACCAATTGGAGATACTATTGATCCCAATTTTAACGAACTAGTGCTTCCAGTTTTAAGGGACATCCAAGATGTATATATACCTAATCCCTATCATAACGCTCTCCATGGTGCCATG GTCGGACACCTTTCACAGGTGTTGTTTAAAGCAATTCGTTCTGAAAGAGCCTTTACACCTTATGAAGAGCTTGGTTACGTTCTTGCTGCTCTGGGACATGACGCTGGGCATCCCGGTAAGACCAACACGTTCCTATCTCTAACCAGTAATCCGTTGGCGCTTATTTACAATGACAATAgtattttggaaaactATCACTCATCTCTAGTTTTCCACATTATAAGATATCACTCAAAGTTTTTCAATTTGATCCCATCAAAAGAGTGGGAAAAGATTCGTAAGCGTATGATTCAGCTAATTTTATCAACGGACATGACAACCCACTTTACACACATTAACAACGTCAAG GCACGTCGTGAGAGTGGCTCGTTTGATATTAAGAACGATGATGATTTCTGGCTGTTGATGGTTCTTTGTATAAAGGTGGCAGACATTGGACACAACTTTTTGCCCTGGGTGGATCATATATCTTGGACATCTCTATTATTTGAAGAGTTTTACCTCCAGGGTGATGAGGAGCGCTTTTTGTCAATGCCATTATTACTCTTTTTTGATCGTACAAAGGCCGCAGATATCCCAGATTCTCAACTGGGTTTCTTCCAGGGCTTTACGAAACCCCTTTTGGACGAACTGACTATATTTGAGAACGAGTCAAAGTTTATATCACGTGTGTTGCTGGGTAACGCAGAGAAGAACCTAAAGTATTGGAAAGACTCATCCTTGAAGAATATTGAGGACATCTTACGTGATTTAGACTCATCAGGGGAGGAATTAGCCGTTGAAGACCAATATGTAGATTAG
- a CDS encoding DnaJ domain containing protein (encoded by transcript BEWA_037390A), with amino-acid sequence MSRDPSGYYKVLGVSPDASDATIKKQYRSLALKWHPDKNQNNKEKATEMFKKISQAYEVLSDREKRQRYDMYGDDGYGTEGFGHSGHSGFHGNFDFSDAQRIFQMVFGGRSPFGDMDMFFDDDFGSAMYGGTFGGRRKKNDFFGSFGSFPMFDGFGDGFSSSFVSQSFSSGSGNRGTMTSTSTTTTIVNNKKVTRTERVTTNPDGTVTRHVTEREEDGRGNVKTREFTDDTQQRLESHSRR; translated from the exons ATGTCTAGAGACCCATCCGGCTACTACAAAGTGCTAGGCGTATCACCAGACGCTAGCGACGCCACCATTAAGAAGCAATATAGATCTCTAGCCCTAAAGTGGCATCCAG ATAAAAACCAAAACAACAAGGAAAAGGCAACTGAAATGTTCAAAAAGATATCACAGGCCTACGAAGTCCTGTCTGATCGTGaaaaaagacaaagatACGACA TGTATGGAGACGATGGATATGGAACTGAGGGATTCGGGCACTCAGGACACTCTGGATTCCATGGAAACTTTGACTTTAGCGATGCACAACGAATATTCCAAATGGTCTTTGGAGGAAG ATCGCCTTTTGGGGACATGGATATGTTCTTTGATGATGATTTTGGAAGTGCTATGTATGGAGGTACTtttggaggaagaagaaagaaaaACGACTTCTTTGGGAGCTTTGGGTCGTTTCCAATGTTTGATG GGTTTGGTGATGGGTTCAGTAGCTCGTTCGTATCGCAGTCATTTTCCAGTGGATCAGGGAACAGGGGCACAATGACCTCCACATCAACAACTACAACAATTGTAAACAACAAAAAAGTTACAAGAACAGAAAGGGTAACCACAAATCCAGACG GAACCGTAACCAGGCATGTAACAGAACGAGAAGAAGATGGCAGAGGAAATGTCAAAACTAGAGAATTTACAGACGACACACAACAGAGACTAGAGTCACATAGTAGACGCTAA
- a CDS encoding DNA replication licensing factor family protein (encoded by transcript BEWA_037400A), translating to MLHAIAIRLENFTPSLPFSSLRSHTVGCIASVRGHVVRIGPSKPLIISALFYIAFTRIAIRKRLKYRGTVLRLQNGRTLGSNAKSDNAHLYRIQEEISSETTWKNNRPAETTANSLLDIELTGDLVGNYFPGNIVEVVGVIKASESQSDSAFSHKFLYTIYMDAVSINVLNKKYESHTSREYNNVSFIHLISIIYRCLELYLEPNRFYLAAASMFPKVVGRNYAKAGLLLSILGGVSIYDECRALKRRGNIHCLLVGDPGVGKSLFLRSICNPLYGNYFFSGGSITASGLTAAVVRESGSNEFNLEAGALVLSSGGVCCIDELDKVSAIEQEAFLEVMEQQVVSVAKAGIISTLNARTTVICASNPINGKFNSKKSLSENIKLSQPLLSRFDLIFVMVDNPLGDHDETISNHLLKRVGSAHIY from the exons ATGTTACACGCTATCGCAATAAGACTCGAGAATTTTACTCCATCATTGCCATTTAGTTCACTTCGCAGCCATACAGTTGGTTGTATAGCGTCTGTTAGGGGACATGTTGTCAGGATTGGACCCTCAAAACCTTTGATTATATCTGCACTCTTT TATATTGCTTTTACAAGAATTGCAATTCGAAAACGTTTGAAATACAGAGGCACTGTGTTGAGACTACAAAATGGCAGAACATTAGGTAGTAATGCCAAGAGTGATAATGCACACTTGTATAGGATCCAGGAGGAAATTTCGTCTGAAACAACTTGGAAAAACAACAGACCAGCAGAAACAACGGCCAATTCCTTATTAGACATTGAG CTAACTGGTGATCTTGTTGGTAATTATTTTCCTGGAAATATCGTAGAAGTTGTTGGAGTTATAAAGGCCTCGGAGTCACAGAGCGATTCCGCTTTTTCTCACAAGTTTTTGTACACTATATATATGGATGCAGTTTCTATCAACGTTTTGAACAAAAAGTATGAAAGTCATACCTCCAGGGAATATAACAACGTAAGTTTTATACACCTTATTAGCATTATCTACAGATGCTTGGAATTATATCTGGAA CCAAATCGCTTTTACCTGGCTGCAGCTTCAATGTTTCCAAAAGTTGTGGGAAGAAATTACGCCAAAG CTGGACTCTTACTTTCTATATTGGGAGGCGTATCAATATATGATGAATGTCGTGCGCTTAAACGAAGAGGAAATATACACTGCTTACTCGTGGGTGATCCCGGTGTGGGTAAGAGTTTGTTTCTGCGAAGTATATGCAATCCTCTTTATGGAAACTACTTCTTTTCTGGAGGTTCAATAACAGCAAGTGGACTTACAGCGGCAGTGGTTCGTGAAAGCGGAAGTAATGAATTTAACTTGGAAGCTGGTGCTCTTGTATTATCATCTGGAGGAGTCTGTTGCATTGATGAATTAGACAAAGTATCAGCAATCGAACAAGAAGCATTTTTAGAGGTTATGGAACAGCAGGTTGTATCTGTTGCGAAGGCTGGCATAATTAGCACACTTAATGCTAGGACTACAGTAATTTGCGCCTCGAATCCAATAAATGGGAAATTCAA TAGCAAAAAGTCATTGTCTGAGAACATAAAATTATCTCAACCCCTTCTGAGTAGATTTGACCTAATCTTTGTGATGGT CGATAATCCACTCGGGGACCATGATGAAACAATCTCGAATCACTTGTTGAAAAGAGTTGGTTCTGCACACATTTACTAG
- a CDS encoding hypothetical protein (encoded by transcript BEWA_037410A) → MSTIVPKVGVVVFGLLTVSQKTPVKVSRAKSANASVSLFVSELKEILNNQTACVPNKEMLDLAKEVIEVNNLPIQPDELLNRANYYGYILKQGTFWKTNV, encoded by the exons ATGAGTACAATAGTCCCAAAGGTAGGTGTTGTTGTTTTCGGCTTGCTGACAGTTTCTCAGAAAACCCCTGTGAAAGTCAGCAGGGCAAAATCCGCCAATGCGTCTGTCTCACTATTCGTGTCTGAATTGAAGGAAATTCTCAATAATCAAACGGCATGTGTACCCAATAAG GAAATGCTCGATTTAGCGAAGGAGGTTATAGAAGTTAATAATTTGCCGATCCAGCCAGATGAATTGCTGAATAGGG CTAACTACTATGGCTATATCCTGAAGCAGGGCACCTTCTGGAAGACAAATGTGTAG